In Festucalex cinctus isolate MCC-2025b chromosome 5, RoL_Fcin_1.0, whole genome shotgun sequence, a single genomic region encodes these proteins:
- the znrf3 gene encoding E3 ubiquitin-protein ligase znrf3 isoform X2: protein MSRMKILRHPRSTSNKMMHPLGLCNNNDEEDLYEYGWVGVVKLEQPELDPSCLTVLGKAKRAVQRGATAVIFDVSENPEAIDQLNQAADDPLKRPVVYVKGNDAVKLMNIVNKQKVARARIQHRPPRQPTEYFDMGIFLAFFVVVSLVCLILLVKIKLKQRRSQSSMNRMASQALDKMETRKFKAKGGKVARESGCGASDSLSSSSTSDCAICLEKYIDGEELRVIPCAHRFHKKCVDPWLLQHHTCPHCRHNIIEQKKGNPGPACMDPGNPLHGRQQRVVLPVHYPGRVHRSGQMTAYPTRTSVDAHGNAITVLTVEQHPDPPGLYPPQAASSFLRSYHPALHLDHSHCGLEHRGGPPAYQAQPPPHHPAAFKRPKFHGRNFSRAACFSQYETMYQHYFFQGLTFPQQTPEGGQGPAGQGHKAHHGRHFQQGLLFPAVVHMAPASSSRAGDGGGAAGCYHGQRSACSGYLADCPGSDSSSSSSGPCHCSSSDSMLDCTEVSNQGVYGSCSTFRSSLSSDYDPYVYRSKSPCRGSAGEAGTAPEESSSGPSGRERLQLPYNSGDQLSNCSLEPNCSSRSSLEPRENGAAPEAPVAGAGAETGEPGAATGAACTCCFEVPPLNGDCKASGRCPRGAKNYSCPSSDPYEGLPCCFYQEVKVHRGHCAEDYAVNVQYADSEARPTSGGFELNPRIPIIPEDADCETSLLPDSGARNDDDNDFVTQVGSYPPSEETRALFPPQLSENALSPSTEGCLGV, encoded by the exons gccAAGCGAGCAGTGCAGCGAGGAGCAACCGCCGTCATCTTCGATGTGTCGGAAAACCCGGAAGCCATCGACCAG CTCAACCAGGCGGCGGACGACCCGCTCAAACGTCCCGTGGTCTACGTGAAGGGCAACGACGCCGTCAAGTTGATGAACATCGTCAACAAGCAGAAAGTGGCACGGGCCAGGATACAACACAGACCTCCCAGG CAGCCCACCGAGTACTTCGACATGGGCATCTTTTTAGCCTTCTTTGTTGTCGTGTCGCTCGTCTGCCTCATCCTGCTCGTCAAGATCAAGCTCAAGCAGAGGAGGAGTCAG AGCTCGATGAACCGGATGGCCAGCCAGGCGCTGGACAAGATGGAGACGCGCAAGTTCAAGGCCAAAGGCGGCAAAGTGGCTCGCGAGAGTGGCTGCGGGGCGTCCGACTCGCTGAGCAGCAGCTCCACATCCGACTGCGCCATCTGCCTGGAGAAGTACATCGATGGGGAG GAATTGCGGGTCATCCCTTGTGCGCACCGCttccataaaaaatgtgtgGACCCCTGGCTGCTCCAACATCACACTTGCCCCCACTGCAGACACAACATCATCG agCAAAAGAAGGGCAATCCGGGCCCCGCGTGCATGGACCCTGGCAACCCGCTTCATGGGCGGCAGCAGAGGGTGGTTCTGCCCGTGCACTACCCCGGACGAGTGCACCGCTCTGGCCAGATGACGGCCTACCCGACCCGGACCAGCGTGGACGCCCACGGCAACGCCATCACGGTGCTGACGGTGGAGCAGCACCCCGACCCGCCGGGCCTGTACCCGCCCCAGGCCGCGTCTTCCTTCCTGCGCAGCTACCACCCGGCCCTGCACCTGGACCACTCCCACTGCGGACTGGAGCACCGCGGCGGACCCCCCGCCTACCAAGCGCAGCCGCCTCCGCACCACCCCGCCGCGTTCAAGCGGCCCAAATTCCACGGGCGCAACTTCTCGCGGGCGGCCTGTTTCTCCCAGTACGAAACCATGTACCAGCACTACTTCTTCCAGGGTTTGACTTTCCCCCAGCAGACCCCCGAGGGGGGCCAGGGCCCCGCGGGGCAAGGCCACAAGGCGCACCACGGCAGGCACTTCCAGCAGGGACTCCTGTTCCCGGCCGTGGTGCACATGGCTCCCGCGTCCTCCTCCAGGGcgggcgacggcggcggcgcggcGGGCTGCTACCACGGCCAGCGCTCGGCGTGCAGCGGCTACCTGGCCGACTGCCCCGGGAgcgacagcagcagcagcagctcggGCCCGTGCCACTGCTCCTCCAGCGACTCCATGCTGGACTGCACCGAAGTCAGCAACCAGGGCGTGTACGGGAGTTGCTCCACCTTCCGCAGCTCCCTGAGCAGTGACTACGATCCCTACGTGTACCGGAGCAAGAGCCCGTGTCGGGGTTCGGCGGGGGAGGCCGGGACGGCCCCCGAGGAGTCGTCGTCGGGACCCTCGGGACGCGAGCGCCTCCAGCTTCCCTACAACTCCGGGGACCAGCTGTCCAACTGCAGCCTGGAGCCCAACTGCAGCAGTCGCTCGTCACTGGAACCCAGGGAGAACGGCGCCGCCCCCGAGGCCCCCGTAGCGGGCGCTGGGGCCGAGACGGGCGAGCCGGGGGCGGCGACGGGAGCGGCGTGCACCTGTTGCTTCGAGGTGCCGCCGCTGAACGGCGACTGCAAGGCGTCCGGGCGTTGTCCCCGAGGCGCCAAGAACTACTCGTGTCCGTCCTCGGACCCGTACGAGGGGCTCCCTTGCTGTTTTTACCAGGAGGTGAAGGTCCACAGGGGCCACTGCGCGGAGGACTACGCCGTCAACGTGCAGTACGCCGACTCTGAGGCCCGCCCCACGTCGGGTGGCTTCGAACTCAACCCGAGAATCCCCATCATCCCCGAGGACGCCGATTGCGAGACCAGCCTTTTGCCCGACTCGGGAGCGCGAAACGACGACGACAACGACTTCGTCACCCAAGTTGGCTCGTACCCGCCGAGCGAGGAGACCAGGGCTTTGTTTCCGCCTCAGCTCTCCGAAAACGCGTTGTCGCCGAGTACTGAGGGCTGTTTGGGCGTGTGa
- the znrf3 gene encoding E3 ubiquitin-protein ligase znrf3 isoform X3, which yields MHPLGLCNNNDEEDLYEYGWVGVVKLEQPELDPSCLTVLGKAKRAVQRGATAVIFDVSENPEAIDQLNQAADDPLKRPVVYVKGNDAVKLMNIVNKQKVARARIQHRPPRQPTEYFDMGIFLAFFVVVSLVCLILLVKIKLKQRRSQSSMNRMASQALDKMETRKFKAKGGKVARESGCGASDSLSSSSTSDCAICLEKYIDGEELRVIPCAHRFHKKCVDPWLLQHHTCPHCRHNIIEQKKGNPGPACMDPGNPLHGRQQRVVLPVHYPGRVHRSGQMTAYPTRTSVDAHGNAITVLTVEQHPDPPGLYPPQAASSFLRSYHPALHLDHSHCGLEHRGGPPAYQAQPPPHHPAAFKRPKFHGRNFSRAACFSQYETMYQHYFFQGLTFPQQTPEGGQGPAGQGHKAHHGRHFQQGLLFPAVVHMAPASSSRAGDGGGAAGCYHGQRSACSGYLADCPGSDSSSSSSGPCHCSSSDSMLDCTEVSNQGVYGSCSTFRSSLSSDYDPYVYRSKSPCRGSAGEAGTAPEESSSGPSGRERLQLPYNSGDQLSNCSLEPNCSSRSSLEPRENGAAPEAPVAGAGAETGEPGAATGAACTCCFEVPPLNGDCKASGRCPRGAKNYSCPSSDPYEGLPCCFYQEVKVHRGHCAEDYAVNVQYADSEARPTSGGFELNPRIPIIPEDADCETSLLPDSGARNDDDNDFVTQVGSYPPSEETRALFPPQLSENALSPSTEGCLGV from the exons gccAAGCGAGCAGTGCAGCGAGGAGCAACCGCCGTCATCTTCGATGTGTCGGAAAACCCGGAAGCCATCGACCAG CTCAACCAGGCGGCGGACGACCCGCTCAAACGTCCCGTGGTCTACGTGAAGGGCAACGACGCCGTCAAGTTGATGAACATCGTCAACAAGCAGAAAGTGGCACGGGCCAGGATACAACACAGACCTCCCAGG CAGCCCACCGAGTACTTCGACATGGGCATCTTTTTAGCCTTCTTTGTTGTCGTGTCGCTCGTCTGCCTCATCCTGCTCGTCAAGATCAAGCTCAAGCAGAGGAGGAGTCAG AGCTCGATGAACCGGATGGCCAGCCAGGCGCTGGACAAGATGGAGACGCGCAAGTTCAAGGCCAAAGGCGGCAAAGTGGCTCGCGAGAGTGGCTGCGGGGCGTCCGACTCGCTGAGCAGCAGCTCCACATCCGACTGCGCCATCTGCCTGGAGAAGTACATCGATGGGGAG GAATTGCGGGTCATCCCTTGTGCGCACCGCttccataaaaaatgtgtgGACCCCTGGCTGCTCCAACATCACACTTGCCCCCACTGCAGACACAACATCATCG agCAAAAGAAGGGCAATCCGGGCCCCGCGTGCATGGACCCTGGCAACCCGCTTCATGGGCGGCAGCAGAGGGTGGTTCTGCCCGTGCACTACCCCGGACGAGTGCACCGCTCTGGCCAGATGACGGCCTACCCGACCCGGACCAGCGTGGACGCCCACGGCAACGCCATCACGGTGCTGACGGTGGAGCAGCACCCCGACCCGCCGGGCCTGTACCCGCCCCAGGCCGCGTCTTCCTTCCTGCGCAGCTACCACCCGGCCCTGCACCTGGACCACTCCCACTGCGGACTGGAGCACCGCGGCGGACCCCCCGCCTACCAAGCGCAGCCGCCTCCGCACCACCCCGCCGCGTTCAAGCGGCCCAAATTCCACGGGCGCAACTTCTCGCGGGCGGCCTGTTTCTCCCAGTACGAAACCATGTACCAGCACTACTTCTTCCAGGGTTTGACTTTCCCCCAGCAGACCCCCGAGGGGGGCCAGGGCCCCGCGGGGCAAGGCCACAAGGCGCACCACGGCAGGCACTTCCAGCAGGGACTCCTGTTCCCGGCCGTGGTGCACATGGCTCCCGCGTCCTCCTCCAGGGcgggcgacggcggcggcgcggcGGGCTGCTACCACGGCCAGCGCTCGGCGTGCAGCGGCTACCTGGCCGACTGCCCCGGGAgcgacagcagcagcagcagctcggGCCCGTGCCACTGCTCCTCCAGCGACTCCATGCTGGACTGCACCGAAGTCAGCAACCAGGGCGTGTACGGGAGTTGCTCCACCTTCCGCAGCTCCCTGAGCAGTGACTACGATCCCTACGTGTACCGGAGCAAGAGCCCGTGTCGGGGTTCGGCGGGGGAGGCCGGGACGGCCCCCGAGGAGTCGTCGTCGGGACCCTCGGGACGCGAGCGCCTCCAGCTTCCCTACAACTCCGGGGACCAGCTGTCCAACTGCAGCCTGGAGCCCAACTGCAGCAGTCGCTCGTCACTGGAACCCAGGGAGAACGGCGCCGCCCCCGAGGCCCCCGTAGCGGGCGCTGGGGCCGAGACGGGCGAGCCGGGGGCGGCGACGGGAGCGGCGTGCACCTGTTGCTTCGAGGTGCCGCCGCTGAACGGCGACTGCAAGGCGTCCGGGCGTTGTCCCCGAGGCGCCAAGAACTACTCGTGTCCGTCCTCGGACCCGTACGAGGGGCTCCCTTGCTGTTTTTACCAGGAGGTGAAGGTCCACAGGGGCCACTGCGCGGAGGACTACGCCGTCAACGTGCAGTACGCCGACTCTGAGGCCCGCCCCACGTCGGGTGGCTTCGAACTCAACCCGAGAATCCCCATCATCCCCGAGGACGCCGATTGCGAGACCAGCCTTTTGCCCGACTCGGGAGCGCGAAACGACGACGACAACGACTTCGTCACCCAAGTTGGCTCGTACCCGCCGAGCGAGGAGACCAGGGCTTTGTTTCCGCCTCAGCTCTCCGAAAACGCGTTGTCGCCGAGTACTGAGGGCTGTTTGGGCGTGTGa